Proteins from one Candidatus Kapaibacterium sp. genomic window:
- a CDS encoding T9SS type A sorting domain-containing protein codes for MKTIFTLCLLLAVFASNFMLADDNNERQRTIDAFNRLKESAQPRPTKYRTVYPSYLLSQKSKVPLFLNVNATLDELLSDPNPMQNESSISVNPVNPKILIASAVDYRAESSTWVYVSSDGGITWKNFNLGKPYPTWRSSNDPSVMFDAEGIGYLVYGGFGSLESGDAGLVGENGVFIARTTDDGKNWEAHIPVIVHTGPQTLDSNFEDKYYVQVDNSPKSPYYRHVYIPWKRVTPRDSATQIVIAKSTDFASTWTKPLPISDRVSGSSEDTTFGQSFPLATTGPNGELYVVWNHGIVHGIGFVKSYDGGATFTEPRIIHNYNIFGETRFIPGQGYRHTVKGRVRAEAYPVIVCDNTEGERSGDLYLCWAADNPPNIYFSKSTDEGETWTEPVIVHEKNDNDQFWQWMSMDPKSGELAIMYLDSRNDPENIMIECYVSYSSDGGDTWIDRRVSDIVSDIRLNPFGSNAFAGDYSGNAFFDGIIYPSWVDMRGAVTNIRDSDVFTAIVNTRAPEAPSDFAYDFNPSEPTKVDLTWIPPAKKAFGQPLLPDDYDLNLYRDGELLATLPGGTDIYIDTALIPFKDYDYKIYAFRNEDKSPSMELTAYPGGSQKPDKPWITSVVRQNQDIKIEVKLPTLRTDSITPIYNLSKLKVYLDSAFIQSYLLTASDTGLVKTFEFTTAKPGFYILNVVVEDYFPQIELTTQSNFSERLLIYSGENHSDLNENFDTGPLPKYYLAGNWQKTNKFAFSQPFSFAISPDGHYKAEQHDTLIVFPIDLANNEDVYILFRHAAVIHRGDSAYVEIAPNLQSEWTIIGRYNQTYYEPWQNSILDHEDWKPESIHFENTDEWEQSFVRFRFISNKIYADEGWYVDNIEISNSPLSVRDNNDNKSIRVYPNPTSEFVVFDNVVSQAIQRVIIYNIYGEQLIEFEPTNHSAKIDLSTLSAGYYFADVESSGKIERVSFIVVK; via the coding sequence ATGAAAACTATATTTACACTTTGCTTGCTATTGGCTGTTTTTGCTTCTAATTTTATGTTAGCCGATGACAATAACGAGCGGCAGCGCACTATTGATGCATTCAATCGTTTGAAGGAATCCGCTCAACCACGCCCTACGAAATATAGGACGGTGTATCCGAGTTATCTCCTATCGCAAAAAAGCAAAGTTCCACTATTTTTAAATGTCAATGCAACGCTCGACGAGCTGCTTTCCGACCCGAATCCAATGCAGAACGAATCTTCGATTTCTGTCAATCCCGTTAATCCCAAAATTCTAATTGCGTCTGCTGTGGACTATCGAGCAGAATCTTCAACTTGGGTTTATGTCAGCAGCGATGGTGGTATTACATGGAAAAATTTCAATCTCGGGAAACCATACCCGACTTGGCGCTCATCCAATGACCCGTCGGTGATGTTCGATGCCGAAGGAATCGGCTATTTAGTATATGGCGGTTTTGGCTCTCTCGAAAGCGGCGATGCCGGACTTGTGGGTGAAAATGGAGTATTCATTGCCCGAACTACTGACGATGGCAAGAATTGGGAAGCTCATATTCCGGTGATTGTACACACGGGTCCACAGACTTTAGATTCTAATTTCGAAGATAAATACTACGTGCAAGTGGATAATTCGCCCAAATCACCTTATTACAGGCATGTTTACATCCCATGGAAAAGAGTCACACCGCGAGATTCTGCAACACAAATTGTAATCGCCAAGTCAACTGACTTCGCCTCGACGTGGACTAAACCCCTTCCAATTAGCGATAGAGTCTCAGGAAGCTCCGAAGATACAACTTTCGGGCAAAGTTTCCCGCTTGCAACCACGGGACCAAATGGTGAGCTATACGTTGTTTGGAATCATGGCATTGTTCACGGTATCGGTTTTGTCAAATCTTATGACGGCGGTGCAACATTTACCGAGCCGCGAATAATTCACAATTATAATATTTTCGGCGAAACAAGATTCATTCCCGGTCAAGGATATCGCCATACAGTCAAAGGGCGTGTCCGAGCAGAAGCCTATCCTGTAATTGTGTGCGATAACACCGAAGGCGAACGAAGTGGCGACCTCTATCTTTGTTGGGCTGCGGATAATCCGCCCAATATTTATTTTTCGAAATCAACCGACGAAGGCGAAACTTGGACTGAACCGGTCATCGTTCATGAAAAAAACGACAATGACCAATTCTGGCAATGGATGAGTATGGACCCCAAAAGTGGCGAATTGGCAATTATGTATCTCGATAGCAGAAACGACCCCGAAAATATTATGATTGAATGCTATGTCAGTTATTCGTCTGATGGCGGTGATACATGGATTGACCGCAGGGTGTCGGACATAGTCAGCGATATTAGGCTGAATCCATTCGGCAGCAATGCCTTTGCGGGCGATTACAGTGGCAACGCCTTTTTTGACGGTATAATTTATCCGTCTTGGGTGGACATGCGTGGTGCAGTTACCAATATTCGGGATAGTGATGTATTTACTGCAATAGTAAACACACGTGCACCCGAAGCACCGAGTGATTTTGCATATGATTTTAATCCGTCCGAGCCTACAAAAGTTGATTTGACGTGGATACCGCCCGCGAAAAAAGCATTCGGGCAGCCACTATTGCCCGATGATTATGATTTGAATCTTTATCGAGACGGAGAATTGCTCGCTACTTTACCCGGTGGAACGGACATTTACATAGACACCGCACTCATTCCATTCAAAGATTATGACTACAAAATTTATGCTTTTAGAAATGAAGACAAAAGCCCGTCGATGGAATTGACAGCCTATCCCGGCGGCTCTCAAAAGCCCGATAAACCTTGGATTACTTCGGTTGTTCGGCAAAATCAAGATATAAAAATCGAAGTCAAATTACCAACTTTACGAACAGATTCGATAACTCCAATTTATAATCTCAGCAAATTGAAAGTTTATCTGGATAGCGCATTCATCCAATCGTACCTACTTACCGCTTCAGACACCGGATTGGTCAAAACTTTTGAATTTACTACTGCTAAGCCCGGGTTTTATATTTTGAATGTTGTGGTAGAGGATTATTTCCCACAAATCGAATTAACCACTCAAAGCAATTTCTCAGAGAGGCTTTTGATTTATTCAGGCGAAAATCATTCCGACTTGAATGAGAATTTTGACACGGGACCACTGCCAAAATATTACCTTGCAGGAAATTGGCAAAAGACCAATAAATTTGCTTTCAGTCAACCTTTTTCATTTGCAATATCTCCTGATGGGCATTACAAAGCCGAGCAGCATGACACATTGATAGTATTTCCGATTGATTTGGCAAATAATGAAGATGTTTATATTTTATTTCGCCATGCAGCAGTTATACATCGTGGCGATTCAGCATACGTTGAAATAGCCCCAAACCTACAATCGGAATGGACAATTATCGGGAGATATAATCAAACTTATTACGAACCATGGCAGAATTCAATACTCGACCACGAAGATTGGAAGCCTGAATCAATTCATTTTGAAAATACTGACGAATGGGAACAGAGCTTCGTAAGATTCCGCTTTATTTCTAACAAAATTTATGCAGATGAGGGCTGGTATGTTGATAATATTGAAATATCTAATTCGCCTTTGAGCGTTCGCGACAACAATGATAACAAAAGCATCAGGGTTTATCCAAATCCCACAAGTGAATTTGTAGTTTTTGACAATGTAGTCAGCCAAGCGATTCAACGCGTTATAATTTATAATATTTATGGCGAACAATTGATTGAATTTGAACCGACTAATCATTCTGCAAAAATTGATTTGAGTACTTTATCTGCCGGATATTATTTTGCAGATGTCGAATCGAGCGGCAAAATCGAAAGAGTCTCATTTATTGTTGTAAAATAA
- a CDS encoding cytochrome b/b6 domain-containing protein has translation MKKLELYPIWIRIWHILQGILFLLLLISGVGMHFGIVPVGTSLPMHIYSGITMTALYILFFVMNFATGNAKHYFKIQKGIVKKIFAELKYYFWNIFIQQELAYDPTINKFGVFKQLLYLKIMYVIIPCIIITGLIILIPNLMPDKIFGTSGVWVITLLHTIMGFFLTAFFLLHLYLGTTGKTVGQFYKAIVSGSLEYEEKLPEPVLPSDLVKQKKFFPTSFYNPLTMLGSLLALMAFVVIIGLLFVDIIAGFDNPYIGIITFIFLPGILGLGIVLIFLGALWESKKRFLAQKKDKPFPIIDLNNPKTQRIIAFMSIIGVILLLFTVFGSFKAYEYTESDEFCGEACHQVMHPEYLAYQDSPHSNVGCVKCHIGSGADWFVKSKLSGSWQLISVLFDLYSKPIQVPVAHLRPAQETCEQCHWPANFNSEKKIVYDFFQSDEVNSETMLTMLVKTGGGTPESGRQSGIHWHMNLANEIHYIANDYERQDIPWVRVISKLTGDTTIYIREDDEITPDMLKPDNLRKMDCIDCHNRPAHIYKIPYKEVNTYMSNNKIDNSLPFIKNLSVQILESYSINRENSLAEISNYINNFYNKYYPQIAKEKKHQIQQSIHHINTIYLRNYFPEMHTNWKRFPNNLGHMYSDGCFRCHGGKHKSIDGKVVSHDCNVCHTIISQKAPGQTEEKRGLDLEFKHPGGENLNIENRLCSDCHGIKQVKSIQAFKK, from the coding sequence ATGAAAAAGTTAGAACTATACCCGATTTGGATTAGAATTTGGCATATTTTGCAAGGTATTTTGTTTCTTCTTCTTTTGATTTCCGGAGTTGGTATGCATTTCGGGATTGTACCTGTCGGCACATCATTGCCAATGCATATTTATTCCGGTATCACGATGACGGCTCTTTATATTCTATTCTTCGTGATGAATTTCGCAACAGGGAATGCAAAACACTATTTCAAAATTCAAAAAGGAATTGTAAAGAAAATTTTTGCAGAATTAAAATATTATTTTTGGAATATATTTATTCAGCAAGAATTGGCGTATGACCCGACTATAAATAAATTTGGTGTTTTCAAACAATTATTATATTTGAAAATAATGTATGTGATTATTCCGTGTATAATTATTACAGGATTAATTATTTTGATTCCAAATCTGATGCCCGATAAAATTTTTGGCACCTCAGGTGTATGGGTTATAACGCTTCTTCATACGATAATGGGATTTTTCCTGACTGCATTTTTCCTTTTGCACTTATATTTGGGCACAACAGGCAAGACAGTTGGTCAATTTTACAAAGCTATTGTAAGCGGTAGCCTCGAATACGAAGAAAAATTGCCGGAGCCGGTATTACCGTCGGATTTAGTAAAGCAAAAGAAGTTCTTCCCGACATCATTTTATAATCCGCTTACTATGCTCGGCTCTTTATTGGCATTAATGGCATTTGTAGTAATTATCGGACTTTTATTTGTTGATATAATTGCCGGATTTGACAATCCATATATCGGCATTATAACTTTCATTTTCTTGCCCGGAATTCTTGGTCTCGGCATAGTATTGATATTTCTCGGTGCTTTATGGGAAAGTAAAAAACGATTTCTGGCTCAAAAGAAAGATAAACCATTTCCAATAATAGATTTAAATAATCCTAAAACACAAAGAATTATAGCATTTATGTCAATTATTGGGGTGATTTTGTTGTTATTCACAGTATTCGGCTCATTTAAGGCTTACGAATATACGGAATCTGATGAGTTCTGTGGCGAGGCATGTCATCAGGTTATGCACCCTGAATATTTGGCATATCAGGATTCTCCGCACTCAAATGTGGGATGCGTCAAATGCCACATTGGCTCGGGTGCAGATTGGTTTGTCAAATCTAAGTTATCCGGTAGTTGGCAGCTGATTTCAGTTCTATTTGATTTATATTCAAAACCTATACAAGTGCCTGTAGCTCATTTACGCCCTGCCCAAGAGACTTGTGAGCAATGCCATTGGCCCGCAAATTTCAATAGCGAAAAGAAAATAGTTTACGATTTTTTCCAATCGGACGAAGTAAATTCCGAAACGATGTTGACTATGTTGGTCAAAACCGGTGGTGGTACTCCAGAAAGCGGTAGGCAATCCGGGATTCATTGGCATATGAATCTCGCTAATGAGATTCATTATATTGCAAATGACTACGAACGCCAAGATATTCCTTGGGTACGAGTGATTTCAAAATTGACAGGTGATACGACTATTTATATCCGAGAGGACGACGAAATAACACCGGATATGCTTAAGCCTGACAATTTACGGAAAATGGATTGTATTGATTGTCACAACCGCCCGGCGCACATTTACAAGATTCCTTACAAGGAAGTCAATACATATATGTCGAACAACAAAATTGACAATTCCTTGCCATTTATCAAAAATCTCTCCGTCCAAATACTCGAATCTTATTCGATTAATCGCGAAAATTCTTTGGCTGAAATTAGTAATTATATAAATAATTTCTATAATAAATATTACCCACAAATAGCGAAAGAGAAAAAACATCAGATTCAGCAGTCAATTCATCACATTAACACAATTTATTTGCGTAATTATTTCCCCGAAATGCATACAAATTGGAAACGTTTCCCTAATAATTTGGGGCATATGTATTCCGATGGCTGCTTCAGATGCCACGGCGGTAAACATAAATCTATCGACGGAAAAGTAGTAAGCCACGATTGCAATGTTTGCCATACAATTATTTCGCAAAAAGCGCCCGGACAGACTGAAGAAAAACGCGGTTTAGACTTGGAATTTAAGCACCCCGGTGGCGAAAACCTCAACATCGAGAACAGACTTTGTTCCGATTGCCACGGAATAAAGCAAGTCAAAAGCATACAGGCATTCAAAAAATAA